In the genome of Vicia villosa cultivar HV-30 ecotype Madison, WI linkage group LG7, Vvil1.0, whole genome shotgun sequence, one region contains:
- the LOC131618758 gene encoding uncharacterized protein LOC131618758, translating into MDTPIDTVKEAKRHTHTYSFFREPLTALEGLSSLMTAFCLKNFTDNYGNILTLLETVVDTPALQTLMQFYDPEMRCFTFQDYQLAPTLEEYSIILNLKVKDEVPFIEIPKEVNFKLIAVALYLSIKEVSDNWKSNGGVSGFSLKFLVRKAKEEFEKNNWNAYNALLAVAIYGIVMFSNVPNFVDSAAVHIFMGKNPIPTLLADTYYAVHSRYEKSGGAITCCLQLLFIWFLSLLPSKGPFVKTRDTLKWTHRIMSLTSYDIQWQRYRINVSEVIAGCGEFDNVSLIGTRGCINYNPVVSLRQLGYTLKDKPADHLIAETVYFEKGSDPEKLKRIIVAWKKIRKHYGAHLGKKESLALTPYVKWIEK; encoded by the coding sequence ATGGACACTCCCATTGATACTGTCAAGGAAGCAAAGAGACATACGCACACCTACAGTTTTTTCCGAGAGCCGTTGACCGCATTAGAGGGTTTGAGTTCGTTAATGACCGCTTTCTGCCTAAAGAACTTCACGGACAATTATGGGAATATTTTGACTTTGTTGGAAACCGTGGTTGATACTCCTGCTTTGCAAACTTTGATGCAATTCTATGATCCTGAAATGAGGTGTTTTACGTTCCAGGATTACCAGTTGGCTCCGACATTGGAAGAGTACTCTATCATTCTTAATCTCAAGGTAAAAGACGAAGTGCCATTCATCGAAATTCCTAAAGAAGTGAATTTCAAGTTGATCGCtgttgctctttatttgagcataaaagAAGTATCTGATAATTGGAAGTCGAATGGAGGTGTCTCGGGGTTCTCTTTGAAGTTCTTGGTGAGAAAAGCTAAAGAGGAATTTGAGAAAAATAATTGGAATGCGTATAATGCATTGCTTGCTGTGGCCATTTATGGGATTGTGATGTTCTCGAATGTTCCCAATTTTGTAGACTCGGCCGCGGTACACATCTTCATGGGAAAGAATCCTATTCCCACATTGTTGGCTGATACTTATTATGCTGTTCATTCCCGATATGAGAAAAGTGGTGGTGCCATCACTTGTTGCCTTCAGTTGTTGTTCATCTGGTTCCTCTCTTTGTTGCCCAGCAAAGGACCTTTTGTGAAGACAAGGGATACACTCAAGTGGACACACAGGATTATGTCACTTACTTCTTACGATATTCAGTGGCAAAGGTACCGAATTAATGTTTCCGAGGTGATAGCTGGGTGTGGCGAGTTCGACAATGTTTCTTTGATTGGTACTAGAGGTTGCATCAATTACAATCCCGTGGTATCCTTGCGTCAGTTGGGGTATACTTTGAAGGACAAGCCGGCGGATCATTTGATAGCAGAGACGGTCTATTTTGAGAAGGGGTCGGATCCAGAAAAATTGAAGAGGATAATTGTGGCTTGGAAGAAGATCCGTAAGCATTATGGAGCTCATTTAGGGAAGAAAGAATCGCTTGCTCTGACACCGTATGTTAAATGGATTGAAAAGTGA